The segment AACTGTTCCTGTCATTTGTTCACCGGAATCTGGAATCGCCGAATCGGCATACAGCATGACAGGAGATACCGCAGTCAGTGAAAAAGCCGTCATAATGCCAAGGATGGCAGCTAACCAACGATGACAAAGAGACACGTTTATCACCCTTTCCTTGATCTTCCCATAAAAAAAATCCCGTTCCAACGGGATGATTTTTACCTCATGACGAAGTCCCATGGCATGTCATAAGACATATGCCAGTGGCTTATGTGTCAACACCTCCCATCCGCGCGGGAATTTTGTGTTTGTGGCAACAGGCAGGTCTCCTGGCTCATGTTCATCGCTTTCTGCACCTTCCCATCCGTAGACAGTGGCAACTTGCAGAAAGCTCCCATTTACAGTGGCGGGACCGCGCCGGAGTTACACCGGTCTTCCCTTTTCAGCGGGCTGTTGATAATCAACCCGACACCTGTGCCGAAATATTTTTTTAAGAGAGACGAACTATTTTACCAATTATAACATATCAAACCATGGAATGTATCAGGTTTGAGGTTTTTTTCCGACTCCTCAGAATTCATCTTTTTGTCTGTAACTCCCGTCGTATTTTTTTGGACAACAGGTCAGGTTGACGGGTGATTTCCGGGATTCTGCTGTGTTTCCCGACAAAATGCATGGTAAGATCAATGGCATTGGACAGATTGATCTGATTGCCGACAGAGACATAAACCGGCTTAATACCGGTTTGAGTTCGTAAAACCGCACCGACGATTTCTCCCTGGTCCCGGATATATTCATAACTTCCCTGTGTTTCCCCAGGTGGATCATAAGTACCGATAAAATGATTTTTGGCGATACCGATGGTGGGTTTTTGAATGAAAAAGGAAGCGTGAGTGGCCAAACCGGCCCGTTGGGGATGCAACATCCCATTGCCGTCGAAAAAAACAATGTCTGGTTCCAATTTTAATTGTTCCCAAGCCTTCAGAAACAGAGGGAGTTCCCGAAATGCCAGGAATCCGGGAATATATTCATGGGAAACGGTATCTGTGTAGGTGATCGTTTCCACGATTTCCTTCGTAGCATAGTCCATTCCTGTAATGACGGCGACGGCTTGATCTTCCCAATAAGATAAATCTACTCCGCAAACAATTTTCGGTTGGTTGATGTCTGGTGTTTCCTGTATTTTTTTTCTCAACTCCCGCTGGATTTCCTGCATCTGGCTGACAGTCAGGTCAAAGGAATGATAAGGATGTATGTTCATACAGGCCTCCTGGATATGAAGGATAAGGGCTTAT is part of the Kroppenstedtia pulmonis genome and harbors:
- a CDS encoding endonuclease V; protein product: MNIHPYHSFDLTVSQMQEIQRELRKKIQETPDINQPKIVCGVDLSYWEDQAVAVITGMDYATKEIVETITYTDTVSHEYIPGFLAFRELPLFLKAWEQLKLEPDIVFFDGNGMLHPQRAGLATHASFFIQKPTIGIAKNHFIGTYDPPGETQGSYEYIRDQGEIVGAVLRTQTGIKPVYVSVGNQINLSNAIDLTMHFVGKHSRIPEITRQPDLLSKKIRRELQTKR